Proteins encoded together in one Aerosakkonema funiforme FACHB-1375 window:
- a CDS encoding IS607 family transposase, translated as MSKLTISEAAKLKGVATSTLRRWEAEGKLIPERTANGHRRYDLAQLLGIKPDNSITVGYARVSSHDQKSDLETQKQVLELYCAQHGWTYQIIEDLGSGLNYSKRGLQRLIRMITDNQVERLVLTHKDRLLRFGSELIFSLCEHFGTEVVIINRTEDASHEEDLAKDVLEIITVFSARLYGSRSHKNKKIVEELREFATRI; from the coding sequence ATGAGTAAGTTAACCATATCAGAAGCAGCAAAACTCAAAGGTGTCGCCACCTCAACACTTAGAAGGTGGGAGGCGGAAGGGAAGTTAATTCCAGAACGCACAGCCAATGGTCATCGGCGTTATGACTTAGCACAATTGCTAGGGATTAAACCAGACAATTCCATAACTGTTGGTTACGCTAGAGTTTCAAGTCACGACCAAAAGAGTGACTTGGAAACCCAAAAGCAAGTATTAGAGCTTTACTGTGCCCAACATGGTTGGACTTATCAAATTATAGAAGATTTAGGCTCTGGACTAAATTACAGCAAACGTGGCTTACAAAGATTGATTCGGATGATTACGGATAATCAAGTCGAACGATTAGTGTTAACTCATAAAGATAGATTGCTGCGATTTGGTTCAGAGCTAATCTTTTCTCTATGCGAACATTTTGGGACAGAAGTAGTAATTATCAATCGCACAGAAGATGCTAGCCATGAAGAAGATCTAGCAAAAGATGTGCTAGAAATAATCACTGTTTTCTCAGCCCGTTTGTATGGAAGTCGCAGTCACAAAAATAAAAAGATAGTTGAGGAACTAAGGGAATTTGCTACTAGGATTTAA